A region of Ficedula albicollis isolate OC2 chromosome 10, FicAlb1.5, whole genome shotgun sequence DNA encodes the following proteins:
- the NEDD4 gene encoding E3 ubiquitin-protein ligase NEDD4 isoform X2 has protein sequence MYLLLRENTRIVRVKVIAAIGLAKKDILGASDPYVKVTLYDPVNGVLTSIQTKTIRKSLNPKWNEELLFRVNPQKHRLLFEVFDENRLTRDDFLGQVDIPLYQLPTENPSMERPYTFKDFVLHPRSHRSRVKGHLRLKMTYLPKNNGSEEETTEQAEEVEPGWIILDQPEAASQPQQQQQESPPLPSGWEERQDNLGRTYYVNHEFRRTQWKRPTAQDSVAAADLGSVQLEAQHVFTHRRQISEDTENTDNRDSPESWEIITEDEATLYSSQHVQIPLSQSSCDMQTHLAEELSNRLTTSGSPAAGQSTAYTSHSSRRGSLQTYRPEEQPAHPVLLPTSSGLPPGWEERQDEKGRSYYIDHNSRTTTWIKPVVQIAVETSQVSAAQSISIGRQPQAASSDSSQQSSQQQPEMEQGFLPKGWEVRHAPNGRPFFIDHNTKTTTWEDPRLKISAHPRRKASLDPVDLGPLPPGWEERTHTDGRIFFINHNTKRTQWEDPRLQNVAITGPAVPYSRDYKRKYEFFRKKLKKQSDIPNRFEMKIHRTTILEDSYRRIIAVKRADFLKARLWIEFDGEKGLDYGGVAREWFFLLSKEMFNPYYGLFEYSATDNYTLQINPNSGLCNEDHLSYFKFIGRVAGMAVYHGKLLDAFFIRPFYKMMLQKPITLHDMESVDSEYYNSLRWILENDPAELDLRFIVDEELFGQTHQHELKSGGSEIVVTNKNKRDYIHLVIQWRFVSRVQKQMTAFKEGFFELIPQDLIKIFDENELELLMCGLGDVDVADWKLHTKYKNGYNINHQVIQWFWKAVLMMDSEKRIRLLQFVTGTSRVPMNGFAELYGSNGPQLFTVEQWGTPEKLPRAHTCFNRLDLPPYDSFEDLWDKLLLAIENTQGFDGVD, from the exons aCTCGAGATGATTTTCTTGGACAAGTGGATATTCCTCTTTATCAGTTACcg ACAGAAAATCCAAGTATGGAGAGACCATATACATTTAAGGATTTTGTTCTTCATCCAAGAAG ccATAGATCAAGAGTTAAAGGCCACCTTAGATTAAAAATGACTTATTTACCTAAAAACAATGGGTCTGAAGAAGAAACCACAGAACAGGCTGAAGAAGTAGAG CCTGGGTGGATTATATTGGACCAACCAGAGGCAGCTagccagccacagcagcagcagcaggagtctcctcctctgccttcagGCTGGGAAGAAAGACAAGACAACCTCGGCAGGACCTACTATGTCAATCATGAATTCAGAAGAACACAGTGGAAAAGACCAACTGCACA GGAcagtgtggctgctgcagaTCTTGGCAGTGTGCAGCTGGAGGCCCAGCACGTGTTCACTCACCGGCGACAGATATCAGAGGatacagaaaacacagacaacAGAGATTCCCCCGAG agcTGGGAAATTATAACTGAAGATGAAGCAACACTGTACAGCAGTCAGCATGTTCAAATACCTCTCTCACAGAGTAGCTGTGACATGCAGACTCATCTTGCAGAAGAATTGAGTAACAGACTTACTACCTCTGGAAGTCCAGCTGCTGGCCAGTCAACAGCTtacact AGCCATTCCAGCAGAAGAGGTAGTCTGCAAACATACAGACCTGAAGAGCAGCCTGCACATCCAGTA TTACTGCCTACTTCATCTGGATTACCCCCAGGCTGGGAAGAACGACAAGATGAAAAAGGAAGGTCATATTATATAGATCACAATTCTAGAACCACTACCTGGATAAAACCAGTAGTACAG ATTGCTGTGGAAACAAGTCAGGTGTCAGCTGCACAAAGTATTTCTATAGGAAGACAGCCACAAGCAGCATCAAGTGATTCATCACAACAGtcttctcagcagcagcctgaaatGGAGCAAGGATTTCTCCCTAAAGGCTGGGAAGTCCGACACGCACCCAATGGGAGACCATTCTTTATCGACCACAATACCAAAACCACAACATGG gaaGATCCAAGACTGAAAATTTCTGCTCATCCAAGGAGAAAGGCTTCCCTAGATCCAGTCGACCTGGGCCCATTACCA CCAGGGTGGGAAGAGAGAACTCACACAGATGGAAGAATATTCTTCATAAACCACA ATACGAAGAGAACACAATGGGAGGATCCTCGACTGCAGAATGTGGCAATAACTGGACCA gctGTGCCTTACTCCAGGGACTATAAGCGGAAGTAtgaattcttcagaaaaaaattgaagaaacaG AGTGATATTCCAAATAggtttgaaatgaaaattcatcGCACAACAATCCTTGAAGATTCTTACAGAAGAATTATAGCTGTAAAGAGAGCAGATTTCCTTAAAGCAAGACTTTGGATTGAATTTGATGGTGAAAAAGGTTTAGACTATGGAGGAGTGGCCAGGGAGTGGttcttccttctctctaaaGAAATGTTTAATCCTTATTATGGATTGTTTGAATATTCAGCTAC AGATAACTATACTCTGCAGATCAATCCGAACTCTGGACTTTGCAATGAAGATCATCTCTCTTATTTCAAGTTCATAGGCCGTGTGGCTGGAATGGCTGTTTACCATGGCAAACTTTTGGATG CCTTTTTTATTCGTCCTTTTTACAAGATGATGCTCCAAAAGCCAATAACACTACATGATATGGAATCTGTG GATAGTGAATATTACAATTCTCTGAGATGGATTCTTGAAAATGATCCAGCAGAACTGGACCTCAGATTCATAGTTGATGAAGAACTTTTTGGTCAG ACACATCAACATGAACTGAAAAGTGGTGGATCAGAAATAGTTGTCACCAACAAGAACAAGAGAGACTACATTCA tctAGTAATTCAGTGGAGATTTGTGAGCCGAGTACAGAAACAAATGACAGCCTTTAAAGAG ggcttttttgAACTAATACCACAGGATCTGATTAAAATTTTTGATGAAAATGAGCTAGAG TTATTAATGTGTGGACTGGGAGATGTGGACGTGGCTGATTGGAAACtacacacaaaatacaaaaatggcTACAACATAAACCACCAAGTAATACAGTGGTTCTGGAAG GCAGTCTTAATGATGGACTCTGAAAAGAGAATAAGATTGCTTCAGTTTGTTACTGGCACATCACGTGTTCCCATGAATGGGTTTGCTGAGCTGTATG GTTCAAATGGACCACAGTTGTTCACAGTTGAACAGTGGGGTACTCCTGAAAAACTGCCAAGAGCTCATACCTG ctttaatCGCTTGGATTTGCCTCCATATGACTCATTTGAAGATTTATGGGATAAACTTCTTCTAGCGATTGAAAACACTCAGGGTTTTGATGGGGTTGATTAA
- the NEDD4 gene encoding E3 ubiquitin-protein ligase NEDD4 isoform X3 yields MERPYTFKDFVLHPRSHRSRVKGHLRLKMTYLPKNNGSEEETTEQAEEVEPGWIILDQPEAASQPQQQQQESPPLPSGWEERQDNLGRTYYVNHEFRRTQWKRPTAQDSVAAADLGSVQLEAQHVFTHRRQISEDTENTDNRDSPESWEIITEDEATLYSSQHVQIPLSQSSCDMQTHLAEELSNRLTTSGSPAAGQSTAYTSHSSRRGSLQTYRPEEQPAHPVLLPTSSGLPPGWEERQDEKGRSYYIDHNSRTTTWIKPVVQIAVETSQVSAAQSISIGRQPQAASSDSSQQSSQQQPEMEQGFLPKGWEVRHAPNGRPFFIDHNTKTTTWEDPRLKISAHPRRKASLDPVDLGPLPPGWEERTHTDGRIFFINHNTKRTQWEDPRLQNVAITGPAVPYSRDYKRKYEFFRKKLKKQSDIPNRFEMKIHRTTILEDSYRRIIAVKRADFLKARLWIEFDGEKGLDYGGVAREWFFLLSKEMFNPYYGLFEYSATDNYTLQINPNSGLCNEDHLSYFKFIGRVAGMAVYHGKLLDAFFIRPFYKMMLQKPITLHDMESVDSEYYNSLRWILENDPAELDLRFIVDEELFGQTHQHELKSGGSEIVVTNKNKRDYIHLVIQWRFVSRVQKQMTAFKEGFFELIPQDLIKIFDENELELLMCGLGDVDVADWKLHTKYKNGYNINHQVIQWFWKAVLMMDSEKRIRLLQFVTGTSRVPMNGFAELYGSNGPQLFTVEQWGTPEKLPRAHTCFNRLDLPPYDSFEDLWDKLLLAIENTQGFDGVD; encoded by the exons ATGGAGAGACCATATACATTTAAGGATTTTGTTCTTCATCCAAGAAG ccATAGATCAAGAGTTAAAGGCCACCTTAGATTAAAAATGACTTATTTACCTAAAAACAATGGGTCTGAAGAAGAAACCACAGAACAGGCTGAAGAAGTAGAG CCTGGGTGGATTATATTGGACCAACCAGAGGCAGCTagccagccacagcagcagcagcaggagtctcctcctctgccttcagGCTGGGAAGAAAGACAAGACAACCTCGGCAGGACCTACTATGTCAATCATGAATTCAGAAGAACACAGTGGAAAAGACCAACTGCACA GGAcagtgtggctgctgcagaTCTTGGCAGTGTGCAGCTGGAGGCCCAGCACGTGTTCACTCACCGGCGACAGATATCAGAGGatacagaaaacacagacaacAGAGATTCCCCCGAG agcTGGGAAATTATAACTGAAGATGAAGCAACACTGTACAGCAGTCAGCATGTTCAAATACCTCTCTCACAGAGTAGCTGTGACATGCAGACTCATCTTGCAGAAGAATTGAGTAACAGACTTACTACCTCTGGAAGTCCAGCTGCTGGCCAGTCAACAGCTtacact AGCCATTCCAGCAGAAGAGGTAGTCTGCAAACATACAGACCTGAAGAGCAGCCTGCACATCCAGTA TTACTGCCTACTTCATCTGGATTACCCCCAGGCTGGGAAGAACGACAAGATGAAAAAGGAAGGTCATATTATATAGATCACAATTCTAGAACCACTACCTGGATAAAACCAGTAGTACAG ATTGCTGTGGAAACAAGTCAGGTGTCAGCTGCACAAAGTATTTCTATAGGAAGACAGCCACAAGCAGCATCAAGTGATTCATCACAACAGtcttctcagcagcagcctgaaatGGAGCAAGGATTTCTCCCTAAAGGCTGGGAAGTCCGACACGCACCCAATGGGAGACCATTCTTTATCGACCACAATACCAAAACCACAACATGG gaaGATCCAAGACTGAAAATTTCTGCTCATCCAAGGAGAAAGGCTTCCCTAGATCCAGTCGACCTGGGCCCATTACCA CCAGGGTGGGAAGAGAGAACTCACACAGATGGAAGAATATTCTTCATAAACCACA ATACGAAGAGAACACAATGGGAGGATCCTCGACTGCAGAATGTGGCAATAACTGGACCA gctGTGCCTTACTCCAGGGACTATAAGCGGAAGTAtgaattcttcagaaaaaaattgaagaaacaG AGTGATATTCCAAATAggtttgaaatgaaaattcatcGCACAACAATCCTTGAAGATTCTTACAGAAGAATTATAGCTGTAAAGAGAGCAGATTTCCTTAAAGCAAGACTTTGGATTGAATTTGATGGTGAAAAAGGTTTAGACTATGGAGGAGTGGCCAGGGAGTGGttcttccttctctctaaaGAAATGTTTAATCCTTATTATGGATTGTTTGAATATTCAGCTAC AGATAACTATACTCTGCAGATCAATCCGAACTCTGGACTTTGCAATGAAGATCATCTCTCTTATTTCAAGTTCATAGGCCGTGTGGCTGGAATGGCTGTTTACCATGGCAAACTTTTGGATG CCTTTTTTATTCGTCCTTTTTACAAGATGATGCTCCAAAAGCCAATAACACTACATGATATGGAATCTGTG GATAGTGAATATTACAATTCTCTGAGATGGATTCTTGAAAATGATCCAGCAGAACTGGACCTCAGATTCATAGTTGATGAAGAACTTTTTGGTCAG ACACATCAACATGAACTGAAAAGTGGTGGATCAGAAATAGTTGTCACCAACAAGAACAAGAGAGACTACATTCA tctAGTAATTCAGTGGAGATTTGTGAGCCGAGTACAGAAACAAATGACAGCCTTTAAAGAG ggcttttttgAACTAATACCACAGGATCTGATTAAAATTTTTGATGAAAATGAGCTAGAG TTATTAATGTGTGGACTGGGAGATGTGGACGTGGCTGATTGGAAACtacacacaaaatacaaaaatggcTACAACATAAACCACCAAGTAATACAGTGGTTCTGGAAG GCAGTCTTAATGATGGACTCTGAAAAGAGAATAAGATTGCTTCAGTTTGTTACTGGCACATCACGTGTTCCCATGAATGGGTTTGCTGAGCTGTATG GTTCAAATGGACCACAGTTGTTCACAGTTGAACAGTGGGGTACTCCTGAAAAACTGCCAAGAGCTCATACCTG ctttaatCGCTTGGATTTGCCTCCATATGACTCATTTGAAGATTTATGGGATAAACTTCTTCTAGCGATTGAAAACACTCAGGGTTTTGATGGGGTTGATTAA